In one Nocardioides sp. NBC_00368 genomic region, the following are encoded:
- a CDS encoding sulfatase-like hydrolase/transferase yields the protein MSSPSTLSRRSLLATGAGAIAATGLAVPANAADEAPFRARKLNRPRRKPNLLVILGDDLGWADLSAYGSPDIETPHLDRLAASGVRFTDAYSASSVCSPTRFGLYTGRYPGRLAGGLPEPISSPNKLHGIPLDHPTLASLLKDHGYTTALLGKWHCGYLPWYSPTRVGWDEFFGNFSGGLDYFSKLNHNGDHDLYEDEVEVEDLRYYTEIVTERAVSFIERDHEAPWLLNLNFTTPHWPWEGPEDKAVSDELTARIEGGEKGVLFHDDGGSLATYKTMVEDLDQSIGQVIKALERTGQLRDTVVFFASDNGGERFSNVWPFTGAKSGLNEGGIRVPTILSWPGTLPGRQVSDEPVVTTDWTATFLELAGATPSPDHPLDGASLVPFLFGGRPRETQDLFWRMRGQRALRRGSLKYLQLDGTDHLYDLSQDVREQADLARKRPEDLAELRAAWEKIDDTLLPYS from the coding sequence GTGTCCTCCCCCAGCACGCTCAGCCGACGCAGCCTCCTGGCCACCGGGGCCGGCGCGATCGCCGCCACCGGTCTCGCCGTCCCCGCCAACGCCGCCGACGAAGCGCCCTTCCGGGCCCGCAAGCTCAACCGGCCCCGGCGCAAGCCCAACCTCCTGGTCATCCTGGGCGACGACCTCGGCTGGGCCGATCTGTCCGCCTACGGCTCCCCCGACATCGAGACGCCCCACCTGGACCGGCTCGCGGCCTCGGGCGTGCGGTTCACCGATGCGTACTCTGCCTCCTCGGTCTGCTCCCCCACCCGCTTCGGGCTCTACACCGGGCGCTATCCCGGTCGCCTCGCGGGCGGCCTGCCGGAGCCCATCTCGTCGCCGAACAAGCTGCACGGCATCCCGCTCGACCACCCGACACTGGCCTCGTTGCTCAAGGACCACGGCTACACGACGGCCCTGTTGGGCAAGTGGCACTGCGGCTATCTGCCCTGGTACAGCCCGACGCGGGTCGGCTGGGACGAGTTCTTCGGCAACTTCTCCGGCGGTCTCGACTACTTCTCGAAGCTCAACCACAACGGCGACCACGACCTCTACGAGGACGAGGTGGAGGTCGAGGACCTCCGCTACTACACCGAGATCGTCACCGAGAGGGCCGTCAGCTTCATCGAGCGCGACCACGAGGCCCCGTGGCTCCTGAACCTCAACTTCACCACCCCGCACTGGCCCTGGGAGGGACCCGAGGACAAGGCGGTGAGCGACGAGCTGACGGCCCGGATCGAGGGCGGCGAGAAGGGTGTCCTCTTCCACGACGACGGCGGCTCGCTGGCGACGTACAAGACCATGGTCGAGGACCTCGACCAGTCGATCGGCCAGGTCATCAAGGCCCTCGAGCGCACCGGCCAGCTGCGCGACACCGTCGTCTTCTTCGCCAGCGACAACGGCGGCGAGCGGTTCTCCAACGTGTGGCCGTTCACCGGCGCCAAGTCGGGGCTCAACGAGGGCGGCATCCGGGTGCCCACCATCCTGAGCTGGCCCGGCACCCTGCCCGGCCGGCAGGTCAGCGACGAGCCGGTGGTCACGACCGACTGGACCGCGACGTTCCTCGAGCTCGCCGGCGCGACCCCGTCGCCGGACCACCCGCTCGACGGCGCCAGCCTGGTCCCGTTCCTCTTCGGCGGCCGGCCGCGTGAGACCCAGGACCTCTTCTGGCGCATGCGCGGGCAGCGGGCGCTGCGCCGCGGGTCGCTCAAGTACCTTCAGCTCGACGGCACCGACCACCTCTACGACCTGAGCCAGGACGTACGCGAGCAGGCCGACCTGGCCCGAAAGCGGCCCGAGGACCTGGCGGAGCTGCGGGCGGCCTGGGAGAAGATCGACGACACCTTGCTGCCGTACTCCTGA
- the purL gene encoding phosphoribosylformylglycinamidine synthase subunit PurL — translation MTETSSAAVASDLPLLDTVHHAAGDPDREQPWAELGLKEDEYAEIKRILGRRPTGAELAMYSVMWSEHCSYKSSKVHLKQFGEIPQETPAGKMLAGIGENAGVLDVGQGYAVTFKVESHNHPSYVEPHQGAATGVGGIVRDILAMGARPVAVMDPLRFGPLSEEDTHRVLPGIVSGIGHYGNCLGLPNIGGEAVFDASYLGNPLVNALCVGVLRHEDLHLAKASGAGNLVIMYGARTGGDGIGGASILASVEFDEDGPAKRPSVQVGDPFMEKLLIECTLELFSAGIVRGIQDFGAAGISCATSELAAAGDGGMHVHLERVPLRDSTLAPEEILMSESQERMMAVIAPEDEATFMDICAKWDVEAAVIGTVTGEGRLRVDWHGETIVDVDPTTVAHDGPVYERPYARPSWQDALQADVAEKLPRAASADELRETILKLVASENLCDKSWITEQYDRYVRGNTVLSQPSDGGMIRVDESTNLGVALATDANGRFAKLDPYAGAQLALSESYRNVASVGAKPLAISDCLNFGSPEDPDVMWQFAEATRGLKDACLELGIPVTGGNVSLYNQTGEVAIHPTPVVATLGVIEDVTTRTPSDFQAADEVVVLLGETHEELSGSEWAHVVHGHLGGLPPKVNLGAEKALAELLLEARFVTSAHDLSDGGLMQALAEPAMSSGIGVSVTLAGDPFVALFSESVARAVVTIKADDVERLTSLAERHGVAATQLGVTGGSTYAISYDGGAVEIPLEELTGVWRSTLRDALA, via the coding sequence GTGACCGAGACTTCGTCCGCTGCCGTTGCGTCCGATCTTCCGCTCCTGGACACCGTGCACCACGCTGCCGGTGACCCCGACCGCGAGCAGCCCTGGGCCGAGCTCGGCCTGAAGGAGGACGAGTACGCCGAGATCAAGCGCATCCTCGGCCGCCGGCCGACGGGCGCGGAGCTGGCGATGTACTCGGTGATGTGGTCGGAGCACTGCTCCTACAAGTCCTCCAAGGTCCACCTGAAGCAGTTCGGCGAGATCCCGCAGGAGACCCCGGCCGGCAAGATGCTCGCCGGCATCGGTGAGAACGCGGGTGTGCTCGACGTCGGCCAGGGCTATGCGGTCACCTTCAAGGTCGAGTCCCACAACCACCCCTCCTACGTCGAGCCCCACCAGGGCGCCGCGACCGGTGTCGGCGGCATCGTCCGCGACATCCTCGCGATGGGTGCCCGGCCGGTCGCCGTCATGGACCCGCTGCGGTTCGGCCCGCTGTCCGAGGAGGACACCCACCGGGTGCTGCCCGGGATCGTGTCCGGCATCGGCCACTACGGCAACTGCCTGGGCCTGCCCAACATCGGCGGCGAGGCGGTCTTCGATGCCTCCTACCTCGGCAACCCGCTGGTCAACGCGCTCTGCGTCGGCGTCCTCCGTCACGAGGACCTGCACCTGGCCAAGGCGTCCGGCGCCGGCAACCTGGTGATCATGTACGGCGCGCGCACCGGCGGCGACGGCATCGGCGGCGCCTCGATCCTGGCGTCGGTGGAGTTCGACGAGGACGGTCCGGCCAAGCGGCCGAGCGTCCAGGTCGGCGACCCGTTCATGGAGAAGCTGCTGATCGAGTGCACCCTCGAGCTCTTCTCCGCGGGCATCGTCCGCGGCATCCAGGACTTCGGCGCGGCCGGCATCTCGTGCGCCACCTCCGAGCTCGCCGCCGCTGGTGACGGCGGCATGCACGTCCACCTCGAGCGGGTGCCGCTGCGCGACTCGACGCTCGCTCCGGAGGAGATCCTGATGAGCGAGTCGCAGGAGCGGATGATGGCGGTCATCGCGCCCGAGGACGAGGCGACCTTCATGGACATCTGCGCCAAGTGGGACGTCGAGGCGGCCGTGATCGGCACCGTGACCGGCGAGGGCCGGCTGCGCGTCGACTGGCACGGCGAGACCATCGTCGACGTCGACCCGACCACCGTGGCCCACGACGGCCCGGTCTACGAGCGTCCCTACGCCCGCCCGTCGTGGCAGGACGCGCTGCAGGCCGACGTGGCCGAGAAGCTCCCGCGCGCGGCCTCCGCCGACGAGCTCCGCGAGACCATCCTGAAGCTGGTCGCCTCGGAGAACCTGTGCGACAAGTCCTGGATCACCGAGCAGTACGACCGCTACGTCCGGGGCAACACGGTCCTCTCGCAGCCCTCCGACGGCGGCATGATCCGCGTCGACGAGTCGACCAACCTCGGCGTCGCGCTCGCGACCGACGCCAACGGCCGCTTCGCCAAGCTGGACCCCTACGCCGGTGCCCAGCTGGCGCTGTCGGAGTCCTACCGCAACGTCGCCTCCGTCGGCGCCAAGCCGCTGGCCATCTCCGACTGCCTCAACTTCGGATCCCCCGAGGACCCCGACGTGATGTGGCAGTTCGCCGAGGCCACCCGCGGCCTGAAGGACGCCTGCCTCGAGCTCGGCATCCCGGTCACCGGCGGCAACGTCTCCCTCTACAACCAGACCGGCGAGGTCGCCATCCACCCCACGCCGGTGGTCGCGACGCTCGGTGTGATCGAGGACGTCACCACGCGTACGCCGTCGGACTTCCAGGCTGCCGACGAGGTCGTGGTGCTCCTCGGTGAGACCCACGAGGAGCTCTCCGGCTCGGAGTGGGCCCATGTCGTGCACGGTCACCTCGGTGGGCTGCCACCTAAGGTGAACCTGGGCGCCGAGAAGGCGCTCGCCGAGCTGCTGCTGGAGGCGCGGTTCGTCACCTCCGCCCACGACCTCTCCGACGGTGGCCTGATGCAGGCGCTGGCCGAGCCGGCGATGTCCTCCGGAATCGGCGTCTCGGTCACCCTCGCCGGCGACCCGTTCGTCGCGCTCTTCTCGGAGTCGGTCGCCCGCGCGGTCGTCACCATCAAGGCCGACGACGTCGAGCGGCTCACCTCGCTGGCCGAGCGCCACGGGGTCGCGGCGACGCAGCTCGGCGTGACCGGCGGCTCCACCTACGCGATCTCCTACGACGGCGGCGCCGTCGAGATCCCGCTCGAGGAGCTCACCGGCGTCTGGCGCTCGACGCTGCGCGACGCGCTGGCCTGA
- a CDS encoding DUF2306 domain-containing protein, giving the protein MSTSTRPLARQWWVFPLAAVTVIFLVTALPRYVGLDPSRSLVETDRGPAFYPALVTHIFFGSVMLSCGVLQLWPWLRANHPAVHRWTGRTYVVTAIPTGVAALVTSQFPVAGPSQQVGNTLLALLFLLFTVLGFRAARQRRFKDHREWMYRSYAMAFSIVANRFWGMVLIMIFVPEVMTGADIGTEDPTLAGAAAASAWVSWVVNLLIAEWIIHRRPRRRANRQASASRSVERQTPVSSSSGISTAPPS; this is encoded by the coding sequence ATGAGCACATCGACACGACCTCTGGCGCGCCAATGGTGGGTCTTTCCGCTGGCTGCGGTGACGGTGATCTTCCTGGTGACGGCGCTGCCGCGATATGTCGGCCTGGACCCGTCGCGCTCGCTCGTCGAGACCGACCGCGGGCCGGCCTTCTATCCGGCGCTGGTGACGCACATCTTCTTCGGCTCGGTGATGCTCAGCTGCGGCGTGCTCCAGCTGTGGCCGTGGTTGCGCGCCAACCATCCGGCGGTGCACCGCTGGACCGGCCGCACCTACGTCGTCACCGCGATCCCGACGGGAGTGGCGGCGCTGGTCACCAGCCAGTTTCCCGTCGCCGGACCGTCCCAGCAGGTCGGCAACACACTCCTGGCCCTGCTGTTCCTGTTGTTCACCGTGCTCGGCTTCCGCGCCGCCCGGCAGCGACGCTTCAAGGACCACCGCGAGTGGATGTACCGCAGCTACGCGATGGCGTTCTCGATCGTGGCCAACCGCTTCTGGGGCATGGTGCTGATCATGATCTTCGTGCCTGAGGTCATGACCGGCGCCGACATCGGCACCGAGGACCCTACGCTCGCCGGCGCCGCCGCGGCCTCGGCATGGGTCAGCTGGGTCGTGAACCTGCTGATCGCCGAGTGGATCATCCACCGCAGGCCGCGGCGGCGGGCGAACCGTCAGGCCAGCGCGTCGCGCAGCGTCGAGCGCCAGACGCCGGTGAGCTCCTCGAGCGGGATCTCGACGGCGCCGCCGTCGTAG
- a CDS encoding TetR/AcrR family transcriptional regulator codes for MSSDLIPRLWGKPPAGRRGPKPALSAAQIVEAAYVIADEQGLAAVSMARVAEALGCSPMALYRHVKNKDELLILLADRLSAELREPSRDLGWREGLAAWMRAQVDLSLSKPWFLDLPLGASLPGPNRLAWIDLGFYYLREVSLPPEEKMAILGIISQYALGEARIEVETARLAENPYASFEQMLVTYADPERFPSLMESMATWRPAGPGEGSDSDDPSAFGQSLLMAGIAAHIERHLERSVPE; via the coding sequence ATGAGTTCTGACCTGATCCCTCGTCTGTGGGGCAAGCCTCCGGCCGGCCGGCGCGGCCCCAAGCCGGCGCTGAGTGCCGCTCAGATCGTCGAGGCTGCCTACGTCATCGCTGATGAGCAGGGTCTTGCGGCCGTCTCGATGGCCCGGGTGGCCGAGGCACTGGGCTGCTCTCCGATGGCGCTCTATCGGCACGTGAAGAACAAGGACGAGCTGCTCATCCTGCTCGCCGACCGCCTCAGTGCAGAGTTGCGCGAGCCGTCCCGCGACCTGGGCTGGCGAGAAGGCCTGGCGGCCTGGATGCGTGCCCAGGTCGACCTGTCGCTCAGCAAGCCCTGGTTCCTGGACCTGCCGCTCGGGGCGTCGCTCCCCGGGCCGAACCGCCTGGCCTGGATCGACCTCGGCTTCTACTACCTCCGGGAGGTGTCGCTGCCCCCGGAGGAGAAGATGGCGATCCTGGGCATCATCTCGCAGTACGCCCTGGGCGAGGCGCGGATCGAGGTCGAGACCGCGCGGCTCGCGGAGAACCCCTATGCCTCGTTCGAGCAGATGCTCGTGACGTACGCGGATCCGGAGCGCTTTCCGAGTCTGATGGAGTCGATGGCCACCTGGCGGCCTGCCGGGCCCGGTGAGGGATCCGACTCCGACGACCCGTCCGCCTTCGGGCAGAGTCTGCTGATGGCCGGGATCGCCGCCCACATCGAGCGCCACCTCGAGCGCAGCGTCCCAGAGTAA
- a CDS encoding CAP domain-containing protein: protein MSSVLVLLLAAAALLLGAGPASAGEGGTIKRLANAARADAGLDPLTRDSALDGLARRWAYKIAADGELSHNPDLAEQVPEGWQGIGENVAMGYPTGAEMHRGWMNSDGHRANILGDYTHIGIAFVEVDGTTWGVQVFAKYPPGVRPTAKPEATAAPAPTAPASTKDPTPRQAPKPKKSATASPTPSRTPSASASPSKVPSASPSESESASALPQGDSETAGPVTFTDASDGPTPASSGLFGIGYVEIAVAVLGLSALGLLIAFLLAWRRRRDRHRRDLEATRPVRPAGPHPGGPLHRGPVQPARPHSGHPGSGYPGYPGYPGYPGRPVPGPPVPGPPVPGHPNPYPGGHRRW, encoded by the coding sequence GTGTCCTCTGTCCTCGTCCTGCTGCTGGCGGCCGCCGCGCTGCTTCTCGGCGCTGGTCCGGCGTCCGCGGGGGAGGGTGGCACGATCAAGCGGCTGGCCAACGCCGCGCGGGCCGACGCCGGTCTGGACCCGCTCACGCGCGACTCCGCGCTCGACGGCCTCGCGCGCAGATGGGCCTACAAGATCGCCGCCGACGGCGAGCTCTCGCACAACCCCGACCTCGCCGAGCAGGTCCCGGAGGGGTGGCAGGGCATCGGGGAGAACGTCGCCATGGGCTACCCGACCGGCGCCGAGATGCACCGGGGCTGGATGAACTCCGACGGCCACCGCGCCAACATCCTGGGCGACTACACCCACATCGGGATCGCGTTCGTGGAGGTCGACGGCACCACCTGGGGTGTCCAGGTCTTCGCGAAGTACCCGCCGGGCGTGCGGCCGACCGCGAAGCCGGAGGCCACCGCCGCACCGGCGCCGACCGCCCCTGCGTCGACCAAGGACCCGACTCCTCGTCAGGCCCCGAAGCCGAAGAAGTCGGCGACCGCCTCGCCGACCCCGTCGCGTACGCCTTCTGCCTCCGCATCACCGTCGAAGGTGCCCTCGGCCTCACCGTCCGAGTCGGAATCCGCCTCGGCCCTGCCTCAGGGCGACTCGGAGACAGCCGGTCCGGTGACGTTCACCGACGCCTCGGACGGTCCGACCCCGGCCTCGAGCGGGCTGTTCGGGATCGGGTACGTCGAGATCGCCGTCGCGGTGCTCGGCCTCTCCGCGCTGGGGCTGCTCATCGCTTTCCTGCTCGCGTGGCGCCGGCGCCGAGACCGGCACCGGCGCGACCTCGAGGCCACCCGCCCGGTCCGGCCGGCCGGACCTCACCCCGGCGGCCCGCTCCACCGGGGCCCGGTCCAGCCGGCTCGCCCCCACTCCGGTCATCCCGGCTCCGGCTACCCCGGCTACCCCGGCTACCCCGGCTACCCCGGCCGCCCTGTGCCGGGCCCTCCTGTCCCAGGCCCTCCCGTCCCGGGCCACCCCAACCCGTATCCGGGCGGCCACCGCCGGTGGTAG
- a CDS encoding DHA2 family efflux MFS transporter permease subunit, giving the protein MTPGSRTAPSPTTIVLTVIAGTVMIPIDITIVAVAIARLSQETGASLPVIQWVATGYTLALATVIPAAAWAISRFGARQVFLTAIGVFTVGSGLVAASWNVESLIAFRVLQGLGGGFVMPAAMTLTLRSAPPEERGRLMALMGLPVLVGPVFGPVLGGWLLDTMSWRWMFLINLPLGVLGLILGLRNLPRLDRGPSARLDVRGLLLLPPAMALLVLGTSFAEGTLLDAQVLVPIGAGIVLVALFVRHALRAAAPLLDIRLLGRRLTGGSAALLVCFAGGYFGSMILVPLYWQVVRGESATTAGLLMAPAGIAAGIMIQISGRLIDRFPPLPVIGSGIVVSTLGFGALALQLSADAPMPLLAITHAIATAGAGFVLLPTMTIATRYLEDSAIPAGSTMINVMNQVATALCTAGVSVLLAAALSARLPGLGGDGVGALSTVSPAERAAVAPLAAEALQVAFWLPVTMMAASVIIAFIVFRRTPSARPAPADSIQPVAAAVAE; this is encoded by the coding sequence ATGACACCCGGATCCCGCACCGCCCCGAGCCCGACAACGATCGTGCTCACCGTCATCGCCGGCACGGTGATGATCCCGATCGACATCACGATCGTCGCGGTGGCGATCGCCCGTCTCTCCCAGGAGACGGGCGCTTCGCTACCCGTGATCCAATGGGTCGCCACGGGCTACACGCTCGCCCTCGCGACGGTCATCCCGGCCGCCGCGTGGGCGATCAGCCGGTTCGGCGCCCGCCAGGTCTTCCTGACCGCGATCGGCGTCTTCACCGTCGGCTCCGGCCTGGTCGCGGCCTCCTGGAACGTCGAGTCGCTGATCGCGTTCCGGGTGCTGCAGGGGCTCGGCGGCGGCTTCGTGATGCCGGCCGCGATGACCCTGACCCTGCGCTCGGCACCACCGGAGGAGCGCGGCCGGCTGATGGCCCTGATGGGCCTGCCCGTGCTGGTCGGCCCGGTCTTCGGGCCGGTGCTCGGCGGCTGGCTGCTCGACACCATGTCGTGGCGGTGGATGTTCCTGATCAACCTGCCGCTCGGCGTGCTCGGCCTCATCCTCGGGCTGCGCAACCTCCCTCGCCTGGACCGCGGGCCGAGCGCCCGCCTGGACGTACGCGGCCTGCTCCTGCTCCCTCCCGCGATGGCGCTCCTCGTCCTGGGCACCTCGTTCGCCGAGGGCACGCTCCTCGACGCCCAGGTGCTGGTGCCGATCGGGGCCGGGATCGTCCTGGTGGCGCTCTTCGTCCGGCATGCGCTCCGCGCCGCGGCCCCGCTCCTGGACATCCGGCTCCTCGGCCGTCGCCTGACCGGCGGCAGCGCCGCGCTGCTGGTCTGCTTCGCCGGCGGTTACTTCGGCTCGATGATCCTGGTACCTCTCTACTGGCAGGTCGTACGTGGCGAGTCCGCCACCACCGCGGGGCTGCTGATGGCTCCCGCCGGGATCGCGGCCGGGATCATGATCCAGATCTCCGGCCGGCTCATCGACCGCTTCCCGCCGCTGCCGGTGATCGGCTCCGGCATCGTGGTCTCCACCCTGGGCTTCGGCGCCCTCGCGCTCCAGCTGAGCGCCGACGCACCGATGCCGCTCCTGGCCATCACCCACGCGATCGCGACCGCGGGCGCCGGGTTCGTGTTGCTGCCGACGATGACCATCGCCACCCGCTACCTCGAGGACAGCGCCATCCCGGCCGGGTCCACGATGATCAACGTGATGAACCAGGTCGCCACCGCCCTGTGCACCGCCGGCGTCTCGGTGCTCCTGGCCGCGGCGCTCTCCGCGCGCCTGCCCGGACTGGGCGGCGACGGCGTCGGCGCACTCAGCACGGTGTCACCCGCCGAGCGCGCGGCCGTCGCCCCGTTGGCTGCCGAGGCTCTTCAGGTCGCCTTCTGGCTGCCGGTCACGATGATGGCGGCATCGGTGATCATCGCGTTCATCGTCTTCCGGCGTACGCCCTCTGCTCGGCCGGCTCCGGCCGACAGCATTCAGCCGGTGGCCGCGGCGGTCGCCGAGTAG
- a CDS encoding ABC transporter permease gives MTTLTIPATQVRRTTEPLSRPTGFLTDTWTVLLRELTPKLRQPASMLFAMVQPLVFLGLFAPLLPAVENGSALQWFVPGIVVMTALMGASMTGADLTAEIRSGSHERLLVSPLSRPSLLVGRALKEVVPVLFQAAVILAVVTPFSFDLHLGGVLVGAVIVSLFAIGLGAFSFALATAAKEQDWIFWTVQQMLIFPLLLLSGVLLPLDGAPGWLKFLSDINPMTYVVEAERALFAGEFPVDVVASGFVAGAAVAVVGVLVGVRTMERSS, from the coding sequence ATGACCACCCTCACCATTCCCGCCACCCAGGTCCGTCGGACGACCGAGCCGCTGAGCAGGCCGACCGGGTTCCTCACCGACACCTGGACCGTCCTGCTCCGCGAGCTCACGCCCAAGCTGCGCCAGCCCGCCTCCATGCTCTTCGCGATGGTGCAGCCGCTGGTCTTCCTGGGCCTCTTCGCACCGCTTCTGCCCGCCGTCGAGAACGGCAGCGCGTTGCAGTGGTTCGTGCCGGGCATCGTCGTGATGACCGCACTCATGGGCGCATCGATGACCGGCGCCGACCTGACCGCGGAGATCCGCTCCGGCTCCCACGAGCGGCTCCTGGTCTCACCCCTCTCCCGGCCGTCCCTGCTGGTCGGACGGGCCCTGAAGGAGGTCGTACCGGTGCTGTTCCAGGCGGCGGTCATCCTCGCCGTGGTCACCCCGTTCAGCTTCGACCTCCACCTCGGCGGGGTCCTGGTCGGCGCCGTCATCGTCTCGCTCTTCGCGATCGGGCTGGGCGCGTTCAGCTTCGCCCTGGCCACCGCCGCCAAGGAGCAGGACTGGATCTTCTGGACGGTGCAGCAGATGCTGATCTTCCCGCTGCTGCTCCTCTCCGGCGTCCTCCTCCCGCTCGACGGCGCACCCGGCTGGCTGAAGTTCCTCAGCGACATCAACCCGATGACGTACGTCGTGGAGGCGGAGCGGGCGCTCTTCGCCGGTGAGTTCCCCGTCGATGTCGTCGCCAGCGGCTTCGTCGCGGGCGCGGCCGTCGCGGTCGTGGGAGTCCTGGTCGGCGTACGGACCATGGAGCGGTCGAGCTGA
- a CDS encoding ATP-binding cassette domain-containing protein: MTNHTNQRPVIRTEALTRHFTRGKKTVEAVRGLDLEIHQGELVAFLGPNGAGKSTTLRMLTTLIPPTSGTAEVAGHDVVRSRAAVRRSIGYVGQGNAAAFVQRGRDELMSQARAHGIPRTAAKARIDELLSAFDLQEYADRPVQTLSGGQRRRLDIAIGLLNHPEVLFLDEPSTGLDPQNRANLQEQIRRLHEDGTTIVLTTHYLEEADALAGRVIVVDHGVVIADDTATRLKERLGDLVLLGFGSEADATAGAARAESLLTGPTLVERTGTQVSIRTPRGADNAPAMAIDLAAHGTPAIRMEVHSPTLDDVFLDLTGRSLRESADSTTQTEGAAA; encoded by the coding sequence ATGACGAACCACACCAACCAGCGGCCGGTGATCCGCACCGAGGCTCTGACCAGGCACTTCACCCGCGGAAAGAAGACCGTCGAGGCCGTACGCGGGCTCGACCTCGAGATCCACCAAGGCGAGCTCGTCGCCTTCCTCGGCCCGAACGGAGCCGGCAAGTCGACCACCCTGCGGATGCTGACCACTCTCATCCCGCCCACCTCCGGCACCGCCGAGGTCGCCGGACACGACGTCGTACGCTCGCGCGCGGCGGTCCGGCGCTCGATCGGCTACGTCGGCCAGGGCAACGCCGCGGCCTTCGTCCAGCGCGGTCGCGACGAGCTGATGTCCCAGGCCCGCGCCCACGGCATCCCGCGGACCGCCGCGAAGGCGCGCATCGACGAGCTGCTCTCCGCCTTCGACCTCCAGGAGTACGCCGACCGCCCGGTCCAGACGCTCAGCGGTGGCCAGCGGCGGCGTCTCGACATCGCGATCGGGCTGCTCAACCACCCCGAGGTGCTGTTCCTCGACGAGCCGTCGACCGGGCTCGACCCGCAGAACCGCGCCAACCTGCAGGAGCAGATCCGCCGGCTCCACGAGGACGGCACCACGATCGTCCTCACCACCCACTACCTGGAGGAGGCGGACGCGCTCGCCGGCCGGGTCATCGTCGTCGACCACGGCGTGGTGATCGCCGACGACACGGCCACCCGGCTCAAGGAGCGGCTCGGCGATCTGGTTCTCCTCGGCTTCGGCAGCGAGGCCGACGCCACCGCCGGCGCGGCCCGCGCCGAGTCGTTGCTGACCGGCCCGACGCTCGTCGAGCGCACCGGAACGCAGGTCTCGATCCGCACCCCGCGCGGTGCCGACAACGCCCCGGCGATGGCGATCGACCTGGCCGCTCACGGCACGCCGGCGATCCGGATGGAGGTCCACAGCCCCACCCTCGACGACGTCTTCCTCGACCTCACCGGCCGCAGCCTGCGCGAGTCGGCCGACTCCACCACCCAGACCGAAGGAGCAGCAGCATGA
- a CDS encoding helix-turn-helix transcriptional regulator, protein MSTSARMLQLLSLLQTHRFWPGTELSVRLEVSERTLRRDIERLRDLGYDVDATRGVAGGYQLRAGNALPPLLLDDEEAVAIAVGLRTAAAGLVAGMGDTSAQALGKVVALMPPRLRRRMDAVTSQTDSLPWGGRVPLDAGVLGVLAQACRDDEALSFTYRAPESEPTQRRVEPHRLVTIGNRWYLLAYDRVRHDWRSFRVDRISDPTTTGQTFRPREIPGGDAATYVQAGIRSRPAAHDICIHFRVEPDLVSRRVGRWGQVEAAEGGCRLRMQADDLGWPMMILAGVEAEFTVEQPAELAELVKQAGERFVRSAAGAR, encoded by the coding sequence ATGAGCACGAGCGCCCGGATGCTGCAGCTGTTGTCGCTGCTGCAGACCCACCGTTTCTGGCCCGGCACGGAGCTGTCCGTACGCCTCGAGGTCAGCGAGCGTACGCTGCGTCGCGACATCGAGCGGCTGCGCGATCTCGGCTACGACGTCGATGCCACCCGTGGGGTGGCCGGCGGCTACCAGCTCCGGGCCGGCAACGCGCTGCCGCCGTTGCTGCTCGACGACGAGGAGGCGGTCGCGATCGCGGTCGGGCTGCGCACCGCGGCGGCCGGCCTGGTCGCCGGGATGGGCGACACCTCCGCCCAGGCGCTGGGTAAGGTCGTCGCACTGATGCCGCCCCGCCTGCGCCGGCGGATGGACGCGGTCACCTCGCAGACCGACTCGCTCCCCTGGGGAGGCCGGGTGCCGCTGGACGCCGGTGTGCTCGGTGTCCTGGCGCAGGCCTGCCGTGACGACGAGGCGCTCTCCTTCACCTACCGGGCGCCCGAGTCGGAGCCGACCCAGCGCCGCGTCGAGCCGCACCGGCTGGTCACCATCGGCAACCGCTGGTACCTCCTCGCCTACGACCGCGTCCGCCATGACTGGCGTTCGTTCCGCGTCGACCGGATCAGCGACCCGACGACCACCGGTCAGACGTTCCGTCCACGGGAGATCCCCGGCGGCGATGCGGCGACCTACGTGCAGGCGGGGATCCGGTCCCGCCCCGCGGCCCATGACATCTGCATCCACTTCCGGGTCGAGCCCGACCTGGTCTCGCGGCGGGTGGGACGCTGGGGCCAGGTCGAGGCCGCCGAGGGCGGCTGCCGGCTGCGGATGCAGGCCGACGACCTGGGCTGGCCGATGATGATCCTCGCCGGGGTCGAGGCCGAGTTCACGGTCGAGCAGCCGGCCGAGCTGGCCGAGCTGGTCAAGCAGGCGGGGGAGCGGTTCGTCCGTTCAGCTGCCGGAGCGCGCTAG